A genomic stretch from Sphingomonas faeni includes:
- a CDS encoding HdeD family acid-resistance protein, giving the protein MTDPRGHFAETETTAAGTPRAGAGWGWILAYGVLSVVLGIMAFVSPFSATYAATLVIGAFLIAAGIVSIVSGFAGKGHEGRGYAIGFGLVSLVIGLIMAFEPATGAISLTLLIAVWLGVRGALEIGLGARFRRGKWLMIALGVVNIVLAVIVLATLPWSALTLPGYVLGISFLFGGVTSVASALAHKKGAPAFPV; this is encoded by the coding sequence ATGACCGATCCACGCGGGCACTTTGCCGAGACTGAAACGACGGCGGCGGGAACGCCTCGGGCGGGGGCCGGCTGGGGGTGGATCCTGGCTTACGGCGTGCTGTCGGTGGTGCTCGGGATCATGGCGTTCGTGTCGCCGTTTTCCGCGACCTATGCCGCGACGTTGGTAATCGGGGCGTTTCTCATTGCGGCCGGGATCGTGTCGATCGTGTCGGGGTTTGCCGGCAAGGGGCATGAGGGGCGCGGCTATGCGATCGGGTTCGGGCTGGTGTCGCTGGTGATCGGGCTGATCATGGCGTTCGAGCCGGCTACGGGGGCGATCTCGCTGACGTTGTTGATTGCGGTTTGGTTGGGCGTGCGGGGCGCTTTGGAGATCGGGCTCGGGGCGCGGTTTCGGCGGGGCAAGTGGCTGATGATCGCGCTTGGTGTGGTGAACATCGTGCTGGCGGTGATCGTGCTGGCGACGCTGCCGTGGTCGGCGTTGACGTTGCCGGGGTATGTGTTGGGGATCAGCTTCTTGTTTGGTGGGGTGACTTCGGTTGCTTCGGCGCTGGCGCACAAGAAGGGGGCGCCGGCGTTTCCGGTTTGA